From the Leptospirales bacterium genome, one window contains:
- a CDS encoding cation diffusion facilitator family transporter, giving the protein MPASLSESSARTIQRAALLSIFAGALISLIKFAAFVITDSAAIFSDAVESINNVLAASVAAYAVYQSARAPDREHPFGRGRWEYFSAGFEGGLIILAALAILYEAAPRLLGGEALRQLRLGLALTAAASLANAVLGWYLQRTGRRLNSEALVADGKHVFSDVITSLGVLLGVGGVVLSGWQWLDPLVACAMALWILISGVRIVQSSFHRLLDRVRPETLQAAVAALHAARRDAMIFPHRLRLRESGPRLEINFHLITPRFYTIEELHRLESAIDHDLQTSLDRPLDLLMHSDPCSPLHCTICRVQGCPLRREAATGDLHWDASSLTGDGHLALAPESRSIPAGSE; this is encoded by the coding sequence ATGCCTGCTTCGCTTTCGGAAAGCTCGGCCCGTACCATCCAGCGAGCGGCCTTGCTTTCGATTTTCGCCGGCGCTCTGATTTCGCTGATTAAATTTGCGGCCTTTGTGATCACGGATTCGGCTGCCATCTTCTCGGACGCTGTAGAAAGCATTAACAACGTGCTGGCAGCAAGCGTGGCCGCTTACGCCGTCTATCAGAGCGCGCGCGCGCCAGATCGTGAACATCCCTTTGGTCGCGGCCGCTGGGAATACTTCAGCGCTGGCTTTGAGGGCGGCCTGATCATTCTGGCCGCCCTGGCGATCCTGTATGAAGCGGCGCCGCGACTGCTGGGCGGCGAGGCGTTGCGACAGCTGCGGCTTGGCCTGGCGCTTACTGCCGCGGCTTCGCTGGCCAACGCCGTACTCGGTTGGTACTTGCAGCGAACCGGGCGGCGCCTGAACAGCGAAGCGCTGGTTGCCGACGGCAAACACGTATTTTCTGATGTCATCACCAGCCTTGGCGTACTGCTGGGGGTTGGCGGCGTCGTATTGAGCGGCTGGCAATGGCTCGATCCGCTGGTAGCCTGCGCCATGGCTCTGTGGATACTGATTTCGGGAGTGCGCATCGTCCAGTCCAGCTTCCATCGATTGCTGGATCGAGTCCGACCGGAGACGCTGCAGGCGGCGGTGGCTGCGCTGCACGCCGCCCGGCGCGACGCAATGATCTTTCCCCATCGACTGCGCCTGCGCGAAAGCGGCCCGCGTCTGGAGATCAACTTTCATTTGATCACTCCGCGTTTTTATACAATCGAGGAATTGCACCGACTGGAAAGCGCAATCGATCATGATTTGCAGACCTCCCTCGACCGCCCGCTGGACTTGCTGATGCATAGCGACCCGTGCTCGCCGCTGCATTGCACCATTTGCCGCGTTCAGGGCTGTCCGCTGCGGCGGGAGGCTGCTACCGGCGACCTGCACTGGGATGCCAGCAGCCTCACTGGCGACGGTCATCTGGCCCTGGCGCCTGAATCGCGAAGTATTCCCGCCGGCAGCGAGTGA
- the dcd gene encoding dCTP deaminase, with the protein MILTGPEIKKRLNDDIKIEPYDESLINPNSYNLRLHDELLVYAELELDMRRPNATQKLRIPDEGLLLSPGRLYLGRTLEYTETRNLVPMLEGRSSIGRLGMFVHVTAGFGDVGFCGYWTLEISCIQPIRIYAGTPICQIFYHTVQGAIVEYRSGKYQNNREIQPSLLYKDFERR; encoded by the coding sequence ATGATATTGACCGGGCCGGAAATCAAAAAGCGACTGAATGACGACATCAAGATTGAGCCATATGATGAATCACTGATCAATCCCAACTCTTACAACCTGCGCCTGCATGACGAACTGCTGGTGTATGCGGAGCTCGAACTGGACATGCGCCGTCCAAACGCAACACAGAAGCTGCGCATACCGGATGAGGGGCTGCTGCTTTCGCCCGGTCGGCTCTATCTTGGCCGTACTCTGGAGTACACGGAGACTCGCAACCTGGTGCCAATGCTGGAAGGTCGTTCTTCGATTGGCCGGCTGGGGATGTTCGTCCATGTGACCGCCGGTTTCGGCGACGTGGGCTTCTGCGGCTACTGGACGCTTGAAATCTCCTGCATCCAGCCGATTCGAATCTATGCCGGTACGCCCATCTGCCAGATCTTTTACCACACCGTGCAGGGCGCCATCGTCGAGTATCGCTCCGGCAAGTATCAGAACA
- the odhB gene encoding 2-oxoglutarate dehydrogenase complex dihydrolipoyllysine-residue succinyltransferase, with protein MAQSIKTPPMGESISEATVASWRVKPGDSFNAGDILVELETDKVTMEVPAPSSGTLKEIKRNSGDTVKVDETLGEYEEGPGRAASPPPAAAASAAAPAAASPAAPAAAGPRNETLPPGARRLAAEAGVNPADVAGSGKRGQVTKPDVVNYIEQRAAAPSAPARSAAARGERESVVAMSRLRQKIAERLVEAQHTAAILTTFNEVDMHAVMELRARYKDAFKEKHQVGLGFMSFFVRAAVLALQETPAVNAEIRGTDLIYKNYYDIGVAVGGPKGLVVPVVRDADQLSLAGIEQEILRLALRVKEGSIALEELQGGTFTISNGGIYGSMMSTPILNPPQVGILGMHNIVKRPMVVNDQIVIRPMMYLALSYDHRVIDGKEAVTFLVRIKQLIEDPQRMLLDI; from the coding sequence ATGGCCCAGAGTATCAAGACGCCGCCCATGGGTGAATCCATCAGCGAAGCAACGGTCGCTTCGTGGCGCGTGAAGCCCGGCGATAGCTTCAACGCCGGCGATATCCTGGTAGAGCTGGAAACGGACAAGGTCACCATGGAGGTGCCCGCGCCCAGCTCCGGTACGCTGAAAGAAATCAAGCGCAACAGCGGCGATACGGTCAAAGTCGATGAAACCCTGGGCGAATACGAAGAGGGTCCGGGGCGCGCCGCCTCGCCGCCGCCGGCTGCAGCTGCCTCGGCCGCAGCGCCTGCCGCCGCCTCGCCTGCTGCGCCGGCTGCCGCCGGTCCGCGCAACGAAACGCTGCCCCCCGGCGCTCGCCGCCTGGCAGCCGAAGCCGGCGTCAATCCGGCCGATGTCGCCGGCAGCGGAAAGCGCGGACAGGTTACCAAGCCAGACGTTGTGAACTACATCGAGCAGCGCGCCGCTGCACCTTCGGCGCCAGCGCGCAGCGCCGCCGCCCGCGGCGAACGCGAAAGCGTCGTGGCTATGTCCAGACTGCGGCAAAAGATCGCCGAACGATTGGTCGAAGCGCAGCACACCGCCGCCATTCTGACGACCTTCAATGAAGTCGATATGCATGCCGTCATGGAGTTGCGCGCGCGCTACAAGGACGCCTTCAAGGAAAAACACCAGGTCGGACTGGGATTCATGTCCTTTTTTGTGCGCGCCGCTGTCCTGGCATTGCAAGAAACGCCGGCAGTCAACGCCGAGATCCGCGGCACAGACCTGATTTACAAAAACTACTACGACATAGGCGTCGCCGTCGGCGGACCCAAGGGATTGGTGGTGCCGGTGGTGCGCGACGCTGATCAGCTCAGCCTCGCCGGCATCGAACAGGAGATCTTGCGTCTGGCGCTGCGCGTCAAAGAAGGCTCGATTGCGCTGGAGGAACTGCAGGGCGGCACCTTCACCATCTCCAACGGCGGAATCTACGGCTCGATGATGTCGACGCCAATTCTCAATCCGCCGCAGGTAGGCATCCTGGGCATGCACAATATTGTGAAGCGTCCAATGGTCGTCAACGATCAGATTGTCATTCGCCCGATGATGTACCTGGCGCTCTCCTATGATCATCGCGTAATCGACGGCAAAGAGGCCGTGACCTTCCTGGTGCGCATCAAGCAATTGATCGAAGATCCGCAGCGCATGCTGCTCGATATTTGA
- the lpdA gene encoding dihydrolipoyl dehydrogenase, which produces MSETNEVFDVAIIGGGPGGYVCAIRCAQLGLKTALIEKRPTLGGTCVNVGCIPSKALLDTSHKYAEAQHGLDAHGISVKDVRIDISKMMARKTQVVKELTDGLNFLMKKNKITVFQGAGSFQSHSAEGSVIQVDGAQKATVRARRSVIATGSDTIQIPGVPIDGEVIVTSDQAISFERVPERLTIIGAGVIGLELGSVWSRLGSKVQIVEMLPSLLGPMDRQFRELAQRSYEKQGLSFLLEHKVEGAERKGSRAIVRVADKDGKKKELEADRVLVAVGRRPYVEGLNLEAVGVKLTKRGRIEADPHTLQCSTPGIYAIGDVIEGGMLAHRAEEEGVMVAEILAGKPGHVNYDALPYIVYTWPEVAWVGKSEEALQAEGKKVRSGKFFFKPNGRAKAMNESEGLIKFIADERTDKLLGVFILGPNASELIAEAAVAMEFGAGAEDIGRSFHAHPTLSEAMKEAALDVGKSSIHQ; this is translated from the coding sequence ATGAGCGAAACAAACGAAGTCTTTGATGTTGCTATTATCGGCGGAGGACCAGGCGGCTACGTCTGCGCCATTCGCTGCGCACAGCTGGGATTGAAAACCGCACTGATTGAGAAGCGGCCAACGCTTGGCGGGACTTGCGTTAATGTCGGCTGTATTCCCTCCAAAGCATTGCTCGACACCTCGCACAAATATGCCGAGGCGCAGCACGGACTTGATGCTCATGGAATATCCGTAAAGGATGTCCGCATCGACATCAGCAAAATGATGGCGCGCAAGACGCAGGTTGTAAAGGAACTCACTGATGGCTTGAACTTCTTAATGAAGAAGAACAAGATTACGGTATTTCAGGGCGCCGGTTCCTTTCAGAGCCACAGCGCCGAAGGCAGCGTGATCCAGGTCGACGGCGCCCAGAAGGCGACAGTGCGCGCCCGGCGCTCGGTGATAGCCACGGGTTCGGACACGATACAGATACCGGGCGTTCCGATCGACGGCGAAGTGATTGTCACCTCGGATCAGGCGATCTCCTTTGAGCGCGTTCCAGAGCGTCTGACGATCATTGGCGCCGGAGTCATCGGACTCGAACTGGGATCGGTCTGGAGCCGACTTGGATCGAAAGTACAGATCGTTGAGATGTTGCCCTCGCTGCTTGGGCCCATGGATCGCCAATTTCGCGAGCTGGCTCAGCGCAGCTACGAGAAGCAAGGACTGAGCTTTCTTCTGGAGCACAAGGTAGAAGGCGCCGAACGCAAGGGCAGCCGCGCCATTGTGCGCGTTGCCGACAAGGACGGAAAGAAGAAGGAACTGGAAGCCGATCGCGTGCTGGTGGCTGTCGGCCGCCGGCCCTATGTCGAGGGTTTGAATCTTGAGGCGGTGGGCGTCAAACTTACCAAACGCGGGCGGATTGAAGCGGATCCGCACACTTTACAATGTTCGACGCCGGGCATCTACGCCATCGGCGATGTGATCGAGGGCGGCATGCTTGCGCACCGCGCCGAGGAAGAGGGCGTAATGGTAGCGGAGATCCTGGCCGGCAAACCGGGTCACGTGAATTACGATGCGCTGCCCTACATCGTTTATACCTGGCCGGAAGTGGCATGGGTTGGCAAATCAGAAGAGGCGCTGCAGGCCGAAGGCAAAAAGGTTCGCAGCGGAAAGTTCTTCTTCAAACCCAACGGTCGGGCCAAGGCCATGAACGAAAGCGAGGGACTGATTAAGTTCATTGCCGACGAGCGCACCGACAAACTGCTCGGCGTCTTTATCCTTGGCCCCAATGCCTCCGAGCTGATCGCCGAGGCCGCCGTCGCCATGGAATTTGGCGCCGGCGCCGAGGATATCGGTCGCAGCTTCCACGCCCACCCCACTCTATCGGAAGCGATGAAGGAAGCGGCCCTCGACGTGGGCAAAAGTTCGATCCATCAGTAA
- a CDS encoding inorganic diphosphatase, which translates to MSRWTGQDSFAPQSSRLVGLAQGPVDTVENSSCRALCSGHIRQVASEHTSSLTPWKTPDHLENTAWHAVDIGPVHELWCFIEIPRGSKYKYEMHKPTGIVMVDRVLHSAVHYPANYGFIPRTFCDDNDPLDVLVLGQQEVGPSVLMRGRPIGVMTMHDNQERDDKIIAVHANDPEYNHYQDISELPGHKTRELERFFTDYKALEYEGRRVEIDRFSGAEAARRIIHDAVELYITTYVNRKQ; encoded by the coding sequence ATGAGCCGATGGACGGGGCAGGACAGCTTCGCCCCGCAAAGTTCCAGGCTTGTCGGATTGGCACAGGGCCCGGTCGACACAGTCGAGAATTCCTCTTGCCGGGCCTTGTGCAGCGGCCACATTCGGCAGGTGGCAAGCGAGCATACTTCGAGTCTAACGCCGTGGAAGACGCCAGATCATCTGGAAAATACAGCCTGGCATGCGGTTGATATTGGTCCGGTACACGAGTTGTGGTGTTTCATCGAAATCCCACGCGGATCCAAATACAAGTACGAGATGCACAAGCCAACAGGCATTGTGATGGTCGACCGCGTGCTGCACAGCGCGGTCCACTATCCGGCCAACTACGGTTTCATTCCGCGAACCTTCTGCGACGACAATGACCCCCTTGATGTACTGGTGCTTGGCCAGCAGGAGGTGGGCCCCAGCGTGCTGATGCGCGGCCGGCCCATCGGCGTCATGACCATGCACGACAATCAAGAACGCGATGATAAGATCATTGCCGTCCATGCCAACGATCCGGAATACAATCACTACCAGGATATCAGCGAGCTTCCCGGTCACAAAACCAGGGAACTGGAACGCTTCTTCACCGACTACAAGGCCCTTGAGTATGAGGGGCGGCGCGTGGAAATTGATCGATTCTCTGGCGCCGAGGCGGCGCGACGCATCATCCATGATGCTGTAGAATTGTATATCACCACCTATGTAAATCGGAAGCAATGA
- a CDS encoding TRL-like family protein, producing MRVLLSIPLLAAALLSGSCQVAQPANAPPFSAVHADVTLHYQIPAAGPLGPRRGESCIYSYAGVWASGDAGIRAAAAAGAVSNIRAVDYSYYSWFWILFQRQCTVVYGD from the coding sequence ATGCGCGTTTTGCTCTCCATTCCGCTCCTGGCGGCGGCGCTGTTGTCTGGCAGCTGTCAGGTAGCGCAGCCAGCCAATGCGCCGCCATTCTCGGCGGTGCATGCCGATGTAACCTTGCACTATCAGATTCCTGCTGCTGGTCCGCTAGGACCGCGACGCGGAGAGTCTTGTATCTACAGTTATGCAGGCGTCTGGGCCAGCGGCGATGCAGGCATTCGAGCGGCGGCCGCCGCGGGCGCCGTCAGCAATATTCGTGCGGTGGACTACAGCTATTACAGCTGGTTCTGGATTCTGTTCCAGCGTCAGTGCACTGTGGTCTACGGCGATTGA
- the fliH gene encoding flagellar assembly protein FliH codes for MAQSNKLVFKPAQIAQVQESVELDIPDKYKKYQGIDETDEYEVDADGNVIEQYHGPTIEEIEAELERYRKETEERIQKEVDEAHERSRQIEEEGKAVAFNLIQESKEKAKREEEAARLNAEQIIERAKLEVERMVKDAEMRVAEIEHEAYQKGYDAGREVGFKKGQAEVRRLIDRLGTIVGQAIDVREEIIAASEKQMVDMILMIARKVIKDEVVERKEVVLNNIREALKRIKDRDRVDIRVNFADLELTTAHKDELIKMMESLRKVNIYEDSRIDRGGCIIETDVGSIDARISTQLKEIEEAIRNAEPF; via the coding sequence ATGGCGCAAAGCAATAAGCTCGTCTTCAAGCCCGCCCAGATCGCACAGGTGCAGGAATCGGTGGAGCTTGATATCCCCGATAAGTACAAGAAATACCAGGGGATCGATGAGACCGATGAGTACGAGGTAGATGCCGACGGCAATGTAATTGAGCAGTACCACGGCCCAACGATTGAAGAAATCGAAGCCGAACTGGAACGCTACCGCAAGGAAACCGAAGAGCGCATTCAGAAGGAAGTGGATGAGGCGCACGAGCGCTCGCGCCAGATCGAAGAAGAGGGCAAGGCCGTCGCCTTCAACCTGATCCAGGAATCCAAGGAAAAAGCCAAACGCGAAGAAGAAGCGGCCCGGCTGAACGCCGAACAGATCATCGAGCGCGCCAAACTGGAAGTCGAGCGCATGGTCAAGGACGCCGAAATGCGCGTCGCCGAAATCGAGCATGAGGCCTACCAGAAGGGCTATGACGCCGGCCGGGAAGTCGGCTTCAAGAAGGGACAGGCCGAGGTTCGGCGGCTCATTGACCGCCTTGGAACCATTGTAGGCCAGGCCATTGACGTGCGCGAAGAGATCATTGCCGCCTCCGAAAAGCAGATGGTGGATATGATCCTGATGATTGCCCGCAAGGTGATCAAGGACGAAGTAGTCGAACGGAAAGAAGTCGTCCTCAACAATATTCGCGAAGCTCTGAAGCGAATTAAGGATCGCGACCGCGTCGACATCCGCGTCAACTTTGCGGACCTGGAATTGACCACGGCGCACAAAGACGAACTGATCAAGATGATGGAATCGCTGCGCAAGGTCAACATCTACGAGGATTCGCGCATCGATCGCGGCGGTTGTATTATCGAAACCGACGTTGGATCGATCGACGCCCGCATCTCTACCCAGCTCAAGGAAATCGAAGAGGCAATTCGCAACGCCGAGCCGTTCTAA
- a CDS encoding sensor domain-containing diguanylate cyclase yields MTLSYSLPDEIQHYEKKIYDLRQLLEISRALNSTLDYEYLIQAVLDMCLAQVQTLRAALFLTPDMDADALQLMDGYKGFELNEAPAHYRINLDSPLINYFESNTKSLPLQDALARFEDEAGVRLVREMGGELIVPMRAKGKVIGLIVLGEKVIGGLYPEEERGFLSDLASLAGVAVENARLYERATVDMMTGLKNHAYFQSRFKEEREKAARRGTPLALLLTDVDKFKNFNDTHGHQAGDAVLKEVARNLMSVARKSDFAARYGGEEFCLVLPGADAERAREIAETLRRQVEACTVVHEGKEMRVTLSVGVAIFQTEEDLKTNKRMVERADKALYACKHGGRNQVQVYSPAMG; encoded by the coding sequence ATGACGCTATCCTACTCGCTTCCTGACGAAATTCAGCACTACGAAAAGAAAATCTATGACTTGCGGCAGCTGCTGGAAATTTCGCGGGCGCTCAACTCAACCCTCGACTACGAATACTTGATTCAAGCTGTGCTGGATATGTGTCTGGCGCAGGTGCAAACGCTGCGCGCCGCTTTGTTTCTGACGCCGGATATGGACGCCGACGCACTGCAATTGATGGATGGCTACAAGGGATTTGAGCTGAATGAAGCGCCCGCGCACTATCGAATCAATCTCGATTCGCCATTGATCAACTACTTCGAGTCCAACACCAAATCGCTGCCGCTGCAGGATGCCCTGGCTCGCTTCGAAGACGAGGCCGGCGTTCGTCTGGTCCGCGAAATGGGCGGCGAATTGATTGTACCGATGCGCGCTAAGGGGAAGGTGATTGGCCTGATCGTGCTCGGGGAGAAGGTCATTGGCGGCCTCTATCCGGAAGAGGAGCGCGGATTTCTTTCCGATCTTGCCTCGCTGGCCGGCGTGGCAGTGGAAAACGCCCGTCTTTACGAACGCGCCACCGTCGATATGATGACTGGCCTGAAGAATCACGCCTATTTTCAGAGTCGCTTCAAAGAGGAACGCGAAAAGGCCGCTCGCAGAGGGACGCCCCTTGCGCTGCTTTTGACCGATGTGGACAAATTTAAGAACTTCAACGATACCCACGGTCATCAGGCCGGCGACGCTGTGCTCAAGGAAGTCGCCCGCAACCTGATGAGCGTGGCCCGCAAATCCGACTTTGCCGCTCGCTACGGCGGCGAGGAGTTCTGCCTGGTGCTGCCAGGGGCCGATGCCGAGCGCGCCCGCGAAATCGCCGAAACCCTGCGTCGTCAGGTGGAGGCTTGCACTGTAGTGCACGAAGGCAAGGAAATGCGTGTTACGCTTTCGGTGGGAGTCGCCATCTTTCAGACGGAAGAAGACCTGAAGACCAACAAACGCATGGTGGAACGCGCTGACAAAGCCCTTTACGCTTGCAAGCATGGCGGACGCAATCAGGTTCAGGTCTACAGTCCAGCCATGGGCTGA
- a CDS encoding RNA methyltransferase — MLILFRTLEGPPPPSVTLNESELRHLRARRLKPGATLGLGDGAGRRWSGQLSADLQRLELDLSSELRCAEPELRLYCAPPERNRQDWLLPKAVELGVHSLTWLQTARSEHRPLDAARAERIMREAAAQSERFILPQAPASVALDELYAPQSASSLRFVLSPGAETTLLEELCALRQRAPALCAPYRAPLQLAIGPEGGWEQTELERLQQAGWRCAALGRSILRVESAALAALAIAQSACY; from the coding sequence ATGCTGATCCTTTTTCGCACCTTGGAAGGGCCGCCGCCACCTTCCGTAACGCTCAATGAAAGCGAGCTGCGCCACTTGCGCGCACGTCGACTGAAACCCGGCGCGACGCTTGGCCTGGGCGACGGCGCCGGGCGCCGCTGGTCCGGCCAGCTTTCGGCGGACCTGCAAAGGCTCGAGCTGGATCTTTCCAGCGAGCTACGCTGCGCAGAGCCTGAGCTCAGGCTCTATTGCGCGCCGCCGGAACGCAATCGTCAGGACTGGCTTTTGCCCAAGGCGGTAGAGCTTGGCGTGCACAGCCTGACCTGGCTGCAAACGGCGCGCAGCGAGCATCGCCCGCTCGACGCTGCTCGCGCCGAACGAATCATGCGCGAGGCCGCCGCACAGAGCGAGCGTTTCATCTTACCCCAGGCGCCAGCCAGCGTCGCTCTCGATGAGCTCTATGCGCCGCAGTCTGCATCGTCATTGCGTTTTGTCTTAAGCCCTGGCGCAGAAACCACTTTGCTGGAGGAACTCTGTGCGCTCCGCCAGCGGGCGCCCGCCCTGTGCGCCCCCTACCGCGCGCCGCTGCAGCTGGCTATCGGACCGGAGGGCGGGTGGGAGCAAACTGAACTTGAACGATTGCAGCAGGCCGGATGGCGCTGCGCAGCGCTGGGCCGCAGCATCCTGCGTGTGGAGAGCGCCGCCCTGGCGGCGCTTGCCATCGCTCAATCGGCCTGTTACTGA
- a CDS encoding enoyl-CoA hydratase/isomerase family protein, translating into MSAAVLSLKRSPLAGGGEIVELTLNRPEKLNAINRELQQALKEELGSLAAGRSTRALLLDGAGRGFCSGADLKERAGMRPDEVSEFLQSNSALFEQLAEFPAPTIAVIHGAALGGGLELALCCDLRLAAEDALLGLPETSLGIIPGAGGTQRLPRLIGASRAAELIYCARRISGIEAANLGLVNRALPAAALQTAASQLAAEIAANAPIALRQAKLAMARGMQMELSAALQWEQECYQATIPTHDRQEALAAFREKRRPIFTGE; encoded by the coding sequence ATGTCCGCGGCGGTCCTGAGTCTCAAGCGCAGCCCACTGGCAGGCGGCGGTGAAATTGTGGAGCTGACGCTCAATCGTCCGGAGAAGCTCAACGCAATCAATCGCGAGCTACAGCAGGCGCTGAAGGAAGAGCTGGGCAGTCTGGCGGCAGGGCGTTCGACGCGCGCGCTGCTTCTGGACGGCGCTGGTCGCGGCTTTTGCAGTGGCGCGGATCTCAAAGAGCGCGCCGGCATGCGCCCTGACGAAGTAAGCGAATTTTTGCAGAGCAACTCGGCGCTCTTCGAACAACTGGCGGAGTTCCCCGCCCCAACCATCGCGGTGATCCACGGAGCTGCCCTGGGCGGAGGCCTTGAGCTTGCACTTTGCTGCGACCTTCGCCTGGCAGCGGAGGACGCCCTGCTGGGGCTGCCAGAGACATCGCTGGGGATCATCCCCGGCGCCGGCGGCACGCAGCGCCTTCCGCGTTTGATTGGCGCCTCGCGAGCCGCTGAATTGATCTACTGCGCGCGGCGCATCAGCGGCATAGAGGCTGCAAACCTTGGCCTGGTCAATCGCGCCCTGCCCGCCGCCGCGCTGCAGACTGCGGCCTCGCAGCTGGCCGCCGAAATCGCGGCCAATGCGCCGATTGCGCTGCGCCAGGCCAAACTGGCCATGGCCCGTGGAATGCAGATGGAATTGTCCGCCGCACTGCAATGGGAGCAGGAATGCTACCAGGCCACAATTCCGACGCACGATCGCCAGGAAGCGCTGGCGGCCTTTCGCGAAAAGCGGCGTCCCATTTTCACTGGAGAATAG